From Pararhizobium sp. A13:
ACGTCATTGCCGACGGCGATTTCCAGCAATGGCTGGGCGTCGAAGGCATCATGCGGGCAGAAGCGCGTGAAGAGGCCGAGGCAACGCTCGCCAAGATTGCGCAGACGGTGCGCGAGACGATCGGCATCGAGCCCGAAATGGTGATTCGCGAAGGCAGCGCAACCGAGCAGATCTACAGCCTGATCGAGGAAGACCGGGACATCGCGATCCTCGTGCTTGCGGCCGGTTCTGCCAAGGATGGTCCGGGGCCGCTGGTATCCTCGATCGCCGGCAAGACGGCGGCATTTCCGATCCCGGTGACCGTGATACCGGACATTCTGACTGACGCGGAAATCGACGCGCTGAGCTGAAAGCAGCATCAGCCGTTTTCATCCTTCCGGGCCGGAAACGGTCCCTGGCGCATCTTGAAGCCGTTGTTCAAACCGCCTATATTCTTTTGAATAATTCTAAACAGGCTGGTTGAACGTCATCCCGGCCGACGCGGAGAAAGACATGTTCATCCAGACGGAAGCCACCCCGAACCCAGCGACGCTGAAATTCCTGCCCGGCAAGGTGGTGATGGAAAACGGCACGGCGGAGTTCCGCGATGCGGAAGAAGCCGCAGCCGGTTCGGCGCTCGCCTCCCGGCTGTTTATGATTCCCGGCGTCACTGGCGTCTATTTCGGCTACGATTTCATCACCGTGACCAAGGAAGATCAGGAGTGGCAGCATCTGAAGCCGGCCATTCTCGGCTCGATCATGGAGCATTTCATGTCCGGCCAGCCGGTCATGGCGGTGCAGACCCGCGCTGAAGAAAGCGACCAGGACGGCGAGTTCTTCGAGGAAGGCGACGAAACCATCGTCGCGACGATCAAGGAGCTGCTGGAAACCCGCGTGCGCCCCGCCGTTGCCCAGGATGGCGGCGACATTACGTTCAAGGGGTTCCGTGACGGTACGGTGTTCCTCAACATGAAAGGCGCCTGCTCCGGTTGCCCGTCCTCGACGGCGACGCTGAAGCATGGGGTGCAGAACCTGTTGCACCATTTCATTCCCGAAGTGCAGGCGGTCGAGGCCGTCTGAGCGAGCGTAAACCTGTGCCGCGACTATGCGTTAGAGTTCAACATCCATGATCGTTCTGGCCATCGATACGGCTGGGACGGGTTGTTTTGCAGCCGTTTATGACAGCACCGCCGATAAGGTACTGGCATCTGCCGGCGCCGATATCGGCCGTGGTCATGCTGAGCAACTGCTGGCTTTCATCGATCAGGCACTTGCCGAAAGCGGCAAGACCCTTTCTGACATCGATCGCATTGCCGTCACCATCGGTCCCGGCTCCTTCACCGGTATCCGGGTCGGTGTTGCCGCGGCGCGTGGCTTCGCTCTGGCCTTGGGTGTGCCTTCCGTCGGTGTTTCCATCCTCGCAGCGCTTGCCAAATCCGCGGCTGAGAAGCATCCGGGACGGCCGGTCCTTGCCGCAATGGATGCGAAACGTGACGAACTCTATTGCCAGATATTCGAGGCGGCCGGCGCTCCGCGGACCGAGGCGCAGATCGTCGAGCTTGGCGATGCGCGGCACATGTTCGCGGGGTTCGACGGCGTCATCTGCGGCTCCGCCACCCGGCATCTTACCGATGCTCCCTTGCCGGATGTGGCACAGATCGACGTCGCCGATATCGGTACTGTGGCACGGCTTGGTGTCGTTGCCGATCCGTCGCTGGGCAAGCCGAGCCCGCTGTATTTGCGCGGGCCGGACGTGAGGCCGCAGGCCGGCTTTGCCGTGGCGCGGGCGTAAGAGCGTAAGATGTCGCTGACTGACTATTTTATCCGCAAACCCGAGTTCGAAATCGTCACGCTGGAAGCGGACGACCTGCCGAAGGCAGCTGCCATTCACAAGTTGCGCTTCACATCCCCGTGGAGCGATGGCGAACTGCATTCGCTGCTGGTTCAGGATACTGTCTTCGGGTTTATCGCACGCCAGAGCAATGCCTCTGCGCGGCCTTTGACCGGCGGCTTCGTACTGTCGCGCGTCGCCGCCGGCGAGGCGGAAATCCTGACGATCGGCGTCGATCCGCGTTTTTCGCGCCTGGGCCTCGGCTGGCGGCTGATGCGGGCAGCCCTGCGCGAGGCGCGTGATCAGGCGGCAGAGGCGGTCTTCCTCGAAGTCGATGAAACCAATGTTGCTGCCATTGGCCTTTATCGCAAGCTCGGTTTTGTCGATGTCGGCAAAAGACGGGCCTATTATCAGGGTGCCGGTGGCAACAGGACAGCAGCCCTTGTCATGCGCCTCGATCTTGGCTAGCCGTACTGCCTTTGAATGAGGGACGCGCTTGCGCCGCCACGCCGACCAGACGATCAGGGATCGAGATATCTGCCGCACCGCCGTCCGGCTGCGGGCGTGGAGTTTGCGCGCGTGATCAATTGGCTGCGCGTCACGCTCTGCATGACACTGTTGTTTGTCGCGACGCTCGTCCTGCTCCCGATGCAATTGGTCTTTCTCTGGCTGGATACGCCGCGGCGGCGCAGGCTTCCGCGTCTCTGGCACCGAATGGCCTGCCGCCTGGTCGGCATCCGGGTCCGCGTCCACGGCATGCCGGACCGTCAGCGACCGTTGATGCTGGTGTCAAACCATGCGAGCTGGAAGGATATCCTCGTTCTCGGCTCGATCGCCGACGTGGTGTTCGTTGCCAAGTCGGACGTGAAGGCCTGGCCGGTCTTCGGCGTGCTCGCCCGGCTCCAGAAGACGATTTTCATAGAACGCGACCAGAAGCGCACCACCGGCAATCAGGTCAACGAGATCGGCAAGCGGCTGGCCGATGGCGAGATCGTCGTTCTGTTTCCCGAAGGCACGACGTCCGACGGCAACCGGCTGCTCGAAATCAAGACATCGCTGTTCGGCGCCGCGGCGTCCGCCGTGCCGCTGTCCCCGACGGGTGTCGTGCATGTCCAGCCGGTTGCCATCGCCTATACCGGCATTCACGGCATGCCGATGGGACGCTACCACCGGCCGATTGCAGCCTGGCCCGGCGATATCGCGCTGGCACCGCATCTGCTTGGCATCCTTTACGAGGGGGCCGTCGATGTGGACGTTATTTTCGGCGAACAGATCACCTATACGCCGGAGAGCAACCGTAAGGCGGTCAGCCGGCAGGTGGAGAAGAGCATCCGTTCCATGCTGGCGCTCAAGCTGCGCGGCCGCTGAACGCCGAAAGGGCTTCAATTTTGCCCCTCTTTGCTCTATGGAACCGCCCATGACACAGGAAACAGCAGTTTTGTCCGCAAAGCCCGAAATGGCGCTCGAAAGCTCAGCAGTCCGCAAGGTTTTTGTGAAGACCTATGGCTGCCAGATGAACGCCTATGATTCCGACCGGATGACGGACGCGCTGGCAAAGGATGGCTATGTCTCGACCGACGTCATGGAAGACGCCGATCTGGTGCTGCTCAACACCTGTCACATCCGCGAGAAGGCGGCCGAAAAGGTCTATTCGGCGCTTGGCCGCCTGCGCGAGCTGAAGAAGAAAAAGGCAGGCGAAGGCCGCGAAATGATGATCGGCGTCGCCGGCTGTGTCGCCCAGGCGGAGGGTGATGAAATCCTGCGCCGGGCGCCGGCCGTCGATCTCGTCATCGGCCCGCAGACCTATCACCGGCTTCCCGAAGCCCTGAAGCGCGTCAAGCGCGGCGAGCGCGTGCTCGAGACCGACTACGCCATCGAGGACAAGTTCGAGCATCTGCCGGCGCCGGACAAGGCAAAGACCAGGGCAAGGGGCGTCACCGCCTTTTTGACGGTCCAGGAAGGCTGCGACAAGTTCTGCACGTTCTGCGTCGTGCCCTATACGCGCGGCTCGGAAGTCTCCCGCCCGGTCACCCAGATCGTTTCCGAAGCGCAGAGGCTCGTCGATGGCGGCGTGCGCGAAATCACGCTGCTCGGCCAGAACGTCAATGCCTGGCATGGCCCCGGCCCGAATGGCGAAACATGGGGGCTCGGTGAGCTTCTGCACCGTCTGGCGGCGATCGAGGGCCTCGCCCGTTTACGCTACACCACCAGCCACCCGCGCGATATGGACGACAGCCTGATCGCCGCGCATCGCGACCTGCCGCAGCTGATGCCCTATCTGCACCTGCCGATCCAGTCGGGCTCCAACCGTATCCTGAAAGCGATGAACCGGCGCCACACGACGGCGGAGTACATCGCGCTGATTGCCCGCATCAAGGCGGCGCGACCCGATCTTGCGCTGTCTGGCGATTTCATTGTCGGCTTTCCCGGCGAGACCGACGAGGATTTCGAGGATACACTGCGGCTCGTCGAGACAGTCGGTTATGCACAGGCATTTTCCTTCAAGTATTCGACCCGTCCGGGGACGCCGGGTGCCGATCTTGAAGATCAGGTGCCGGAGGACGTGAAGGCCAAGCGACTGGAAAGATTGCAGACTTTGCTGCTGAAGCAGCAGCAGGTCTTTGCCGAGCAGTGCATCGGCAAGACCATCGACCTGCTGCTGGAGAAGCCGGGCCGCATGCCGGGCCAGTTGATCGGCCGCTCGCCCTGGCTGCAGTCGGTGAATGTTGATGCAAAGTCATCGCAAATCGGTGACATTGTCACTGTACGAATCACTGGTGCGGGCCCTAACAGTCTGTTTGCCGAGGTGGTAAGCTAAGGGACCGCTAACTCAAGGAGCCTGACCGCTTGAACGGACACGAATTGGTCTCATCATCGCCGCGCCAGTCGAAAACATCCGCGACAGACGTCAATCACTTCGTGCTCACCTTCGAGAACAACCGCTTTGCCAGTGAGCTTTTCGGCCAATTCGACCAGAATCTGAAGCTGATCGAGCAGCGCCTGCACATCGATGCGCGTCCGCGCGGCAATT
This genomic window contains:
- a CDS encoding N-acetyltransferase, with product MSLTDYFIRKPEFEIVTLEADDLPKAAAIHKLRFTSPWSDGELHSLLVQDTVFGFIARQSNASARPLTGGFVLSRVAAGEAEILTIGVDPRFSRLGLGWRLMRAALREARDQAAEAVFLEVDETNVAAIGLYRKLGFVDVGKRRAYYQGAGGNRTAALVMRLDLG
- a CDS encoding lysophospholipid acyltransferase family protein; this translates as MINWLRVTLCMTLLFVATLVLLPMQLVFLWLDTPRRRRLPRLWHRMACRLVGIRVRVHGMPDRQRPLMLVSNHASWKDILVLGSIADVVFVAKSDVKAWPVFGVLARLQKTIFIERDQKRTTGNQVNEIGKRLADGEIVVLFPEGTTSDGNRLLEIKTSLFGAAASAVPLSPTGVVHVQPVAIAYTGIHGMPMGRYHRPIAAWPGDIALAPHLLGILYEGAVDVDVIFGEQITYTPESNRKAVSRQVEKSIRSMLALKLRGR
- the tsaB gene encoding tRNA (adenosine(37)-N6)-threonylcarbamoyltransferase complex dimerization subunit type 1 TsaB, which translates into the protein MIVLAIDTAGTGCFAAVYDSTADKVLASAGADIGRGHAEQLLAFIDQALAESGKTLSDIDRIAVTIGPGSFTGIRVGVAAARGFALALGVPSVGVSILAALAKSAAEKHPGRPVLAAMDAKRDELYCQIFEAAGAPRTEAQIVELGDARHMFAGFDGVICGSATRHLTDAPLPDVAQIDVADIGTVARLGVVADPSLGKPSPLYLRGPDVRPQAGFAVARA
- a CDS encoding NifU family protein: MFIQTEATPNPATLKFLPGKVVMENGTAEFRDAEEAAAGSALASRLFMIPGVTGVYFGYDFITVTKEDQEWQHLKPAILGSIMEHFMSGQPVMAVQTRAEESDQDGEFFEEGDETIVATIKELLETRVRPAVAQDGGDITFKGFRDGTVFLNMKGACSGCPSSTATLKHGVQNLLHHFIPEVQAVEAV
- the miaB gene encoding tRNA (N6-isopentenyl adenosine(37)-C2)-methylthiotransferase MiaB: MTQETAVLSAKPEMALESSAVRKVFVKTYGCQMNAYDSDRMTDALAKDGYVSTDVMEDADLVLLNTCHIREKAAEKVYSALGRLRELKKKKAGEGREMMIGVAGCVAQAEGDEILRRAPAVDLVIGPQTYHRLPEALKRVKRGERVLETDYAIEDKFEHLPAPDKAKTRARGVTAFLTVQEGCDKFCTFCVVPYTRGSEVSRPVTQIVSEAQRLVDGGVREITLLGQNVNAWHGPGPNGETWGLGELLHRLAAIEGLARLRYTTSHPRDMDDSLIAAHRDLPQLMPYLHLPIQSGSNRILKAMNRRHTTAEYIALIARIKAARPDLALSGDFIVGFPGETDEDFEDTLRLVETVGYAQAFSFKYSTRPGTPGADLEDQVPEDVKAKRLERLQTLLLKQQQVFAEQCIGKTIDLLLEKPGRMPGQLIGRSPWLQSVNVDAKSSQIGDIVTVRITGAGPNSLFAEVVS
- a CDS encoding universal stress protein, with protein sequence MVSTRLSRLEGHRRKFMAVIDDTPECSRAVHYAGMRAKNSNGGMVLLYVIADGDFQQWLGVEGIMRAEAREEAEATLAKIAQTVRETIGIEPEMVIREGSATEQIYSLIEEDRDIAILVLAAGSAKDGPGPLVSSIAGKTAAFPIPVTVIPDILTDAEIDALS